One genomic region from Leucoraja erinacea ecotype New England chromosome 36, Leri_hhj_1, whole genome shotgun sequence encodes:
- the adpgk gene encoding ADP-dependent glucokinase isoform X1, with protein MWRVAAGVVLLAVGLFFLHPTCRLEAPQILTRFLSHSLARSSAQQPLEQLLAEAWDSMIRPPNVGWTRVAVGVNACVDVVVCGVGLLEALGLVPGTQEDHDTLQSQEDLRETFSYFMEKGVAAERFFADKELFQNIAAAASQYPGAKHFVGGNAALIGQKLGSSGNLSVLLCGPVGPKLHELLDDQIIIPPESLQDKDEFHLILEYHAGENWGEINAPNANRFIFSHDRSNAEMKMLETLVLNVKDFDPELIVLSGLHMMEGQEEEERDRRLQEVTELISEIPNEISVHLELASMTDTDYMNAIVEQQVLTIVNSIGLNEQELLFISQAGSGPHSTQEFWNGAPDVGMVSDIIFWLLKEYGQTDQNKESDLTRIHFHTLTYHMIAVINGHWSNQNSSVAAGARVAGSQACGTDTIDPTKVVLKSPMQFVLSQMDKTLNAKKMTLSPTNPVGVWHRENISFFITPVMVCIDPVRTVGLGDSISAEGLLYSGRL; from the exons ATGTGGCGCGTCGCTGCCGGCGTGGTGCTGCTGGCCGTCGGTCTGTTCTTCCTGCATCCCACCTGCCGCCTGGAAGCTCCACAAATACTCACACGGTTCCTCTCACACAGTCTGGCCCGCAGCTCCGCTCAACAGCCGCTGGAACAGCTACTGGCCGAGGCCTGGGATTCCATGATCAGACCGCCCAATGTGGGCTGGACCAGGGTGGCCGTGGG GGTAAATGCCTGTGTGGATGTGGTGGTGTGCGGCGTTGGACTTTTAGAAGCTCTGGGCTTGGTCCCTGGGACACAAGAGGATCATGACACACTGCAGTCGCAAGAAGATCTGAGGGAAACTTTCTCCTATTTCATGGAGAAAGGAGTTGCAGCTGAACGATTCTTCGCTGACAAGGAACTGTTTCAGAACATTGCTGCTGCTGCATCGCAGTACCCAGGAGCTAAg CACTTTGTCGGTGGAAATGCTGCTCTTATTGGTCAGAAGCTGGGCTCATCTGGGAACCTGTCG GTACTACTGTGTGGGCCTGTGGGTCCCAAGCTTCATGAACTCTTGGACGATCAGATTATTATTCCACCGGAATCTCTGCAGGACAAGGATGAGTTCCATCTCATTCTGGAATACCATGCTG GAGAAAACTGGGGGGAAATCAACGCACCCAATGCCAATCGCTTCATCTTCTCCCACGATAGATCAAATGCagagatgaaaatgctggagactctTGTATTAAATGTGAAGGACTTTGATCCCGAACTAATTGTTCTGTCGGGGTTACACATGATGGAGGGACAGGAAGAAGAAGAGCGAGATAGGAGGCTCCAAGAG GTTACTGAGTTAATCTCGGAGATCCCCAATGAAATCTCCGTGCACCTGGAGTTGGCCAGCATGACAGACACAGACTACATGAACGCGATTGTGGAACAG CAGGTTCTTACTATTGTGAACTCGATTGGCCTGAATGAGCAGGaactcttgttcatcagtcaggcTGGTTCAGGGCCTCACAGTACACAGGAGTTTTGGAATGGAGCCCCTGATGTTGGAATGGTCAGTGATATCATCTTCTGGCTCCTTAAAGAGTATGGGCAAACAGATCAGAACAAGGAGTCAGATTTAACGCGCATTCATTTTCACACCCTGACCTACCACATGATAGCGGTCATCAACGGTCACTGGAGCAACCAAAACTCGTCTGTGGCAGCTGGTGCAAGAGTTGCTGGCAGTCAAGCATGTGGCACTGACACCATCGATCCCACTAAAGTGGTTCTCAAATCCCCCATGCAATTCGTTCTGTCACAAATGGACAAAACATTGAATGCAAAGAAAATGACATTGAGTCCGACCAACCCTGTGGGCGTATGGCATCGAGAAAACATCTCCTTTTTCATCACTCCGGTGATGGTTTGCATTGACCCAGTCAGGACTGTGGGATTAGGAgatagcatctctgcagaaggcCTGTTGTATTCTGGGCGGCTGTGA
- the adpgk gene encoding ADP-dependent glucokinase isoform X2 yields MWRVAAGVVLLAVGLFFLHPTCRLEAPQILTRFLSHSLARSSAQQPLEQLLAEAWDSMIRPPNVGWTRVAVGVNACVDVVVCGVGLLEALGLVPGTQEDHDTLQSQEDLRETFSYFMEKGVAAERFFADKELFQNIAAAASQYPGAKHFVGGNAALIGQKLGSSGNLSVLLCGPVGPKLHELLDDQIIIPPESLQDKDEFHLILEYHAGENWGEINAPNANRFIFSHDRSNAEMKMLETLVLNVKDFDPELIVLSGLHMMEGQEEEERDRRLQEVTELISEIPNEISVHLELASMTDTDYMNAIVEQVLTIVNSIGLNEQELLFISQAGSGPHSTQEFWNGAPDVGMVSDIIFWLLKEYGQTDQNKESDLTRIHFHTLTYHMIAVINGHWSNQNSSVAAGARVAGSQACGTDTIDPTKVVLKSPMQFVLSQMDKTLNAKKMTLSPTNPVGVWHRENISFFITPVMVCIDPVRTVGLGDSISAEGLLYSGRL; encoded by the exons ATGTGGCGCGTCGCTGCCGGCGTGGTGCTGCTGGCCGTCGGTCTGTTCTTCCTGCATCCCACCTGCCGCCTGGAAGCTCCACAAATACTCACACGGTTCCTCTCACACAGTCTGGCCCGCAGCTCCGCTCAACAGCCGCTGGAACAGCTACTGGCCGAGGCCTGGGATTCCATGATCAGACCGCCCAATGTGGGCTGGACCAGGGTGGCCGTGGG GGTAAATGCCTGTGTGGATGTGGTGGTGTGCGGCGTTGGACTTTTAGAAGCTCTGGGCTTGGTCCCTGGGACACAAGAGGATCATGACACACTGCAGTCGCAAGAAGATCTGAGGGAAACTTTCTCCTATTTCATGGAGAAAGGAGTTGCAGCTGAACGATTCTTCGCTGACAAGGAACTGTTTCAGAACATTGCTGCTGCTGCATCGCAGTACCCAGGAGCTAAg CACTTTGTCGGTGGAAATGCTGCTCTTATTGGTCAGAAGCTGGGCTCATCTGGGAACCTGTCG GTACTACTGTGTGGGCCTGTGGGTCCCAAGCTTCATGAACTCTTGGACGATCAGATTATTATTCCACCGGAATCTCTGCAGGACAAGGATGAGTTCCATCTCATTCTGGAATACCATGCTG GAGAAAACTGGGGGGAAATCAACGCACCCAATGCCAATCGCTTCATCTTCTCCCACGATAGATCAAATGCagagatgaaaatgctggagactctTGTATTAAATGTGAAGGACTTTGATCCCGAACTAATTGTTCTGTCGGGGTTACACATGATGGAGGGACAGGAAGAAGAAGAGCGAGATAGGAGGCTCCAAGAG GTTACTGAGTTAATCTCGGAGATCCCCAATGAAATCTCCGTGCACCTGGAGTTGGCCAGCATGACAGACACAGACTACATGAACGCGATTGTGGAACAG GTTCTTACTATTGTGAACTCGATTGGCCTGAATGAGCAGGaactcttgttcatcagtcaggcTGGTTCAGGGCCTCACAGTACACAGGAGTTTTGGAATGGAGCCCCTGATGTTGGAATGGTCAGTGATATCATCTTCTGGCTCCTTAAAGAGTATGGGCAAACAGATCAGAACAAGGAGTCAGATTTAACGCGCATTCATTTTCACACCCTGACCTACCACATGATAGCGGTCATCAACGGTCACTGGAGCAACCAAAACTCGTCTGTGGCAGCTGGTGCAAGAGTTGCTGGCAGTCAAGCATGTGGCACTGACACCATCGATCCCACTAAAGTGGTTCTCAAATCCCCCATGCAATTCGTTCTGTCACAAATGGACAAAACATTGAATGCAAAGAAAATGACATTGAGTCCGACCAACCCTGTGGGCGTATGGCATCGAGAAAACATCTCCTTTTTCATCACTCCGGTGATGGTTTGCATTGACCCAGTCAGGACTGTGGGATTAGGAgatagcatctctgcagaaggcCTGTTGTATTCTGGGCGGCTGTGA